From the genome of Sphingobacterium kitahiroshimense, one region includes:
- a CDS encoding RDD family protein, producing MNKLLINTPQNVKIEYNLASLGSRIIAFAIDYFIILVYYILIIVILDSFHINMGDSWLFFGILSLLTLPALLYPLVMETAMSGQSIGKKIMKIKVVKIDGTRANFYQYFARWTFSLVDIWMCMGGIAITSIALSKYGQRIGDLSGETSVISLKAKLNLQQTIFEDVPSEKDIIFPQVIKLSDQDANKVKEIYDGAVRRKDYNILLALTQKLENIMDVKSTMHPNDFVNQVMKDHYILFRNK from the coding sequence ATGAATAAACTATTAATAAATACTCCACAGAACGTAAAAATAGAATACAATTTAGCTTCATTAGGTTCTAGAATTATTGCTTTTGCTATTGATTACTTTATTATTCTTGTTTATTATATCTTAATAATTGTCATTCTTGACTCTTTCCATATTAATATGGGAGATTCCTGGTTATTCTTTGGTATTCTATCATTATTGACACTTCCCGCCCTCTTGTATCCTCTTGTTATGGAAACCGCAATGTCAGGACAAAGCATAGGAAAGAAAATCATGAAAATTAAAGTGGTTAAGATCGACGGAACCCGCGCCAACTTTTATCAATATTTTGCCCGTTGGACATTTTCTCTGGTTGATATCTGGATGTGTATGGGCGGGATTGCAATTACTTCAATTGCCCTATCCAAATATGGACAACGTATTGGCGATTTATCCGGTGAGACATCTGTCATTAGTTTAAAAGCAAAATTAAACCTACAACAGACCATCTTTGAGGATGTCCCATCAGAAAAAGACATCATCTTTCCGCAAGTAATTAAATTGAGCGATCAAGATGCAAATAAGGTAAAGGAGATTTACGATGGCGCTGTCAGAAGGAAAGACTACAATATTCTTTTAGCCCTTACTCAGAAACTAGAAAACATTATGGATGTTAAATCAACGATGCATCCTAATGATTTTGTCAATCAAGTCATGAAAGATCATTATATCTTATTCCGTAATAAATAG
- the metK gene encoding methionine adenosyltransferase, whose product MAYLFTSESVSEGHPDKIADQISDALIDNFLAWDEDARVAIETLVTTGQVVLAGEVKSKIYLDVQKITRAVIERIGYTKSEYMFEANSCGVLSAIHEQSADINQGVDRKAKQDQGAGDQGIMFGYASNETDNYMPLALDLSHRLLYELAALRRENKEITYLRPDAKSQVTLEYTEDHKPARIDTIVISTQHDDFSSEEEMREKITADIKNILIPRVKAQLKPELQELFNGDIKFHINPTGKFVIGGPHGDTGLTGRKIIVDTYGGKGAHGGGAFSGKDPSKVDRSAAYATRHIAKNLVAAGIADEILVQISYAIGVKDPMGIYVNTYGTSKVELNDSQIADKITEIFDMTPYGIETRLGLRNPIYSETAAYGHMGRTPKTVTKEFENSNGDKKTVEVELFTWEKLDFIDKVKTAFGL is encoded by the coding sequence ATGGCTTACTTATTTACGTCCGAATCTGTTTCAGAAGGACATCCAGACAAAATTGCTGATCAAATCTCAGATGCACTGATTGACAATTTTTTAGCTTGGGACGAAGATGCACGCGTTGCAATCGAAACTTTGGTTACAACGGGACAGGTTGTGCTTGCAGGTGAAGTGAAATCAAAAATATATTTAGATGTTCAAAAAATAACACGTGCAGTAATAGAGCGCATTGGTTATACCAAGTCTGAATATATGTTTGAAGCAAATTCATGTGGTGTATTATCAGCTATCCATGAACAGTCGGCAGATATTAATCAGGGTGTAGACCGTAAGGCAAAGCAAGATCAAGGTGCCGGCGATCAAGGAATCATGTTTGGATATGCAAGCAATGAAACGGATAACTATATGCCACTGGCCTTAGATTTATCGCATCGCTTACTTTATGAATTAGCGGCATTACGTCGTGAAAATAAGGAAATTACTTATTTACGCCCTGATGCTAAATCACAAGTAACGTTAGAATATACGGAAGATCATAAACCAGCACGTATCGACACCATAGTGATCTCTACACAACACGATGATTTTTCATCAGAAGAAGAGATGCGTGAAAAAATTACAGCTGATATTAAAAATATCTTAATCCCAAGGGTGAAAGCACAATTAAAACCTGAACTGCAAGAATTATTTAATGGTGATATCAAGTTTCATATTAACCCAACAGGAAAATTTGTTATTGGTGGACCACATGGTGATACCGGTCTGACAGGTCGCAAAATTATTGTTGATACATACGGTGGTAAAGGTGCACATGGCGGTGGAGCTTTTTCAGGAAAAGATCCGTCAAAAGTAGACCGTTCTGCTGCTTATGCAACACGTCACATCGCTAAAAACTTAGTTGCCGCAGGTATTGCAGATGAAATTTTAGTTCAGATTTCTTATGCGATTGGTGTAAAAGATCCTATGGGAATTTATGTCAATACCTATGGAACAAGCAAAGTGGAATTAAACGATAGTCAAATTGCCGATAAAATCACTGAAATTTTTGACATGACTCCTTACGGTATTGAAACCAGGTTAGGCCTAAGAAACCCAATTTATTCGGAAACCGCAGCATATGGACATATGGGTAGAACCCCAAAAACTGTAACGAAAGAATTTGAAAATTCTAACGGTGATAAAAAAACAGTTGAAGTTGAGCTATTTACTTGGGAAAAACTGGACTTTATTGATAAGGTAAAGACAGCTTTTGGTTTATAG
- a CDS encoding DUF58 domain-containing protein — MKKLKQLYFTNRFFYGLLTIATFFVISFFVKVLFIPVAILFWILTAVMIWDLIFLFSGKGNVSVIRNYPEKFSNGDENPLIIRAESRYPRRIFVRILEEFPVELQVRDKDFEITLSPFLEKEIHYSLKLTRRGIYSFGKCCAMARFLGFFERRFATNDTLSIPCYPSFIQLRKYQLLATTNRLNEMGVKRIRRIGAAMEFDHVRDYVQGDDYRRMNWKASAKVKKLMINQFEEEKSQPIYSFIDTGRAMRMPFEEMTLLDYSINATLVLSNAAILKHDRAGMLTFSKEIGNQVVAEKRNNQMMRISEALYHIQTEFQESEFGNLYTYANKHINKRSLIFIYTNFETLDALNRQLAYLKMLNRSHIVVIVVFQNTELDELAKSSPYRTIEIYNQIIAEKFIYEKNLIIQELHRNGIQTIYTAPENLTINSINKYLEIKARGLI; from the coding sequence ATGAAGAAGCTCAAACAACTGTATTTCACAAATCGATTTTTTTATGGTCTGCTGACCATTGCAACATTTTTTGTTATTTCATTTTTTGTGAAAGTGTTGTTTATTCCTGTAGCTATTCTTTTTTGGATCTTAACTGCCGTGATGATCTGGGATTTGATATTCTTATTTTCTGGTAAAGGGAATGTTTCTGTGATACGGAATTATCCAGAAAAATTTTCTAATGGTGACGAAAACCCACTTATTATCAGAGCCGAAAGTCGGTATCCCCGTCGGATATTCGTTCGTATATTAGAAGAATTTCCAGTGGAATTACAGGTTCGAGATAAAGATTTTGAAATTACATTATCCCCTTTTTTAGAAAAGGAAATTCATTATAGTCTGAAATTGACACGTCGGGGTATTTATTCTTTTGGAAAATGTTGTGCTATGGCTCGTTTTTTGGGTTTTTTTGAAAGAAGGTTTGCAACAAATGATACCTTAAGCATTCCATGTTATCCTTCTTTTATTCAATTACGTAAATATCAGCTTTTAGCCACGACCAACAGGTTGAATGAAATGGGTGTTAAGCGTATTCGAAGAATTGGTGCAGCCATGGAGTTTGATCATGTGCGTGATTATGTGCAAGGAGATGATTACAGAAGGATGAATTGGAAGGCTTCAGCCAAAGTTAAGAAATTGATGATAAATCAATTTGAAGAAGAAAAATCACAACCCATTTATAGTTTCATTGATACTGGACGAGCGATGCGTATGCCGTTTGAAGAGATGACATTATTGGATTATTCCATTAATGCTACTTTAGTTTTATCTAATGCGGCTATTTTGAAACATGATCGTGCAGGGATGCTTACTTTTTCAAAAGAGATCGGTAATCAGGTTGTTGCAGAGAAGCGTAATAATCAAATGATGCGGATTTCAGAGGCACTCTATCATATTCAAACCGAATTTCAGGAGTCTGAATTTGGCAATTTATATACTTACGCGAATAAACATATTAATAAACGTTCTCTTATCTTTATTTACACAAATTTCGAAACTTTGGATGCTCTAAATAGGCAGTTAGCTTATTTAAAAATGCTCAACCGTTCTCATATCGTAGTAATTGTCGTATTTCAAAATACAGAATTGGATGAACTCGCGAAAAGTTCGCCTTACAGGACGATTGAAATATATAACCAAATTATTGCTGAAAAATTCATTTATGAGAAAAATCTCATTATTCAAGAATTGCATAGAAACGGAATTCAAACAATTTATACAGCACCAGAAAATCTAACCATCAATTCGATTAACAAATACTTAGAGATTAAAGCACGAGGTCTTATCTAA
- the fabD gene encoding ACP S-malonyltransferase has translation MKTAYVFPGQGAQFVGMGQDLYNLNEETKALFEKANDILGFRITDIMFAGTDEQLKQTNVTQPAIFLHSVILAKALGDQFQPDMVAGHSLGEFSALVSAGALSFEDGLKLVSQRANAMQKACELEPSTMAAILGLEDAVVEDICAKVDDVVVAANYNCPGQLVISGSIAGVDKACALLTEAGAKRALKLNVGGAFHSPLMEPAKVELQAAIEAVEINTPICPVYQNVDAKPYTDAATIKENLIAQLTGAVRWTQTVQNMLADGAEAFVEVGPGNVLQGLVKKVNRQVQTSAASIAE, from the coding sequence ATGAAAACAGCATATGTATTTCCTGGTCAAGGCGCTCAATTCGTAGGAATGGGGCAGGACCTGTATAATCTGAATGAAGAAACAAAAGCTTTATTTGAAAAAGCAAACGATATATTAGGGTTTCGTATTACCGATATTATGTTTGCAGGAACTGATGAGCAGCTGAAACAGACCAACGTTACTCAACCAGCGATTTTTTTACATTCAGTGATTTTAGCGAAAGCCTTGGGAGATCAATTTCAACCTGATATGGTTGCAGGTCATTCTTTAGGTGAGTTTTCTGCTTTAGTATCAGCGGGAGCTTTGTCTTTTGAGGATGGATTGAAATTAGTGTCACAACGTGCTAACGCGATGCAAAAAGCTTGTGAATTGGAGCCTTCCACTATGGCTGCGATTTTAGGTCTTGAAGATGCTGTTGTGGAGGATATTTGTGCAAAAGTGGATGATGTAGTGGTTGCGGCAAATTATAATTGTCCAGGTCAATTGGTAATTTCTGGCTCTATCGCCGGAGTAGATAAAGCTTGTGCGCTTTTGACCGAGGCTGGCGCTAAACGTGCTTTGAAATTAAATGTTGGCGGTGCTTTTCACTCTCCATTGATGGAGCCGGCTAAAGTTGAGCTACAGGCAGCAATCGAAGCGGTTGAAATTAACACGCCGATTTGTCCTGTTTATCAAAATGTGGATGCAAAGCCATATACAGATGCAGCAACGATAAAAGAGAATTTGATCGCACAGTTAACTGGTGCAGTACGTTGGACTCAAACAGTTCAAAATATGTTAGCAGACGGAGCAGAAGCTTTTGTCGAAGTAGGCCCGGGCAATGTGTTACAAGGTTTGGTGAAAAAGGTGAACCGTCAGGTACAGACTTCTGCAGCAAGTATTGCGGAGTAA
- a CDS encoding stage II sporulation protein M yields the protein MREASFIERNKEKWLSIENNLSIHVDVNPDELASNYIELTNDLAYAQTFYPESRTKDYLNELAILAHQKIYKDQKASENKLKHFFSYEIPYAVWEMRRPLLFSFLIFLLASIIGFLSAHYDENFVRLILGDAYVDQSIDNIRKGDPAAIYASGNNFGSALAITINNVRVAFLAFTFGVFFSVGTGYILFSNGIMLGAFHYMFYEYGVLQKAMSAIWIHGTIEISVIIIAGGCGLMLGNSFLFPKSYSRMEAFIRAAKLSMKVLASTIPFFILAGTLEGFVTRYYHISMTMCLLIIIITLVMILYYYILRPFQLAKINQWK from the coding sequence ATGAGAGAAGCATCATTCATCGAGCGAAATAAGGAAAAATGGTTGTCAATTGAAAATAATTTATCCATTCATGTTGATGTTAATCCCGATGAACTGGCGTCAAATTATATTGAACTCACCAATGACTTAGCCTATGCACAAACTTTCTATCCAGAAAGTAGGACAAAAGATTATTTAAATGAGTTGGCCATTTTAGCACATCAAAAAATATATAAAGATCAGAAAGCTTCTGAAAATAAACTTAAGCATTTTTTTTCATATGAAATACCTTATGCTGTTTGGGAAATGCGGCGGCCGTTGTTGTTTTCTTTTTTGATTTTTCTTTTGGCGAGCATTATTGGGTTTTTATCTGCTCACTATGATGAAAATTTTGTGCGGTTAATTTTAGGAGATGCCTATGTCGATCAGTCCATTGATAATATCCGAAAAGGGGATCCTGCTGCCATTTATGCATCAGGGAATAATTTTGGATCTGCACTAGCGATCACCATTAATAATGTAAGGGTAGCTTTTTTAGCTTTTACGTTTGGTGTTTTTTTTAGTGTGGGAACGGGTTATATTCTTTTCTCTAACGGTATCATGTTAGGTGCATTTCATTATATGTTTTATGAATACGGGGTTTTACAAAAGGCGATGTCTGCCATTTGGATACACGGAACTATAGAAATTTCTGTTATTATCATAGCAGGAGGTTGTGGTTTAATGTTAGGTAATAGTTTCTTGTTCCCAAAATCATATAGTAGAATGGAAGCCTTTATTCGAGCGGCAAAATTATCAATGAAGGTTTTAGCGAGTACAATTCCATTTTTTATACTTGCTGGTACATTAGAGGGGTTTGTTACCCGTTACTATCATATTTCTATGACCATGTGCTTGCTGATCATAATAATTACATTGGTGATGATTTTATATTATTATATTCTACGTCCTTTTCAATTAGCTAAAATCAATCAATGGAAATAA
- a CDS encoding ABC transporter permease, whose protein sequence is MEINFEFQKERKIGDFLQSFIDLLKIVLGHFVGTVFSVSIIPLSITTILYYYLSTKITFSSESDSFEDLNVYLWVSLLCVTILLLGLYIYGICIEYFILLKNQKNTDFTGRDLLNAFRNHIGMYVKFFFASMLVVLIIGIPAGIAMIILMFIPLFGSFAIGILFSIIGLWFFCSFLFYREGYFSLTTTFLETFNVIRKNIVQYGIATYIVSFIFQVVMMMLTFIPGLIIGLISYNFLEFDSSFFDGSFGKMLMTIGALLVTLLTIFLYMGGVLANGIIYETAKDFKYGDRIYAMIANLGGKNDE, encoded by the coding sequence ATGGAAATAAATTTCGAATTTCAGAAGGAACGTAAAATTGGCGATTTTTTACAGAGTTTTATCGATTTGTTAAAAATTGTTTTGGGTCATTTTGTCGGAACAGTTTTTAGTGTTTCTATTATACCCTTGAGTATCACGACAATCCTCTATTACTATTTATCTACAAAAATTACATTTTCATCCGAAAGTGATTCCTTTGAAGATCTTAACGTGTACTTATGGGTAAGTCTTCTGTGTGTTACTATCCTATTATTAGGATTATACATTTACGGTATCTGCATCGAATATTTTATTTTATTGAAGAATCAAAAAAATACGGACTTTACAGGTAGAGATTTATTGAACGCATTTCGAAACCACATCGGTATGTACGTGAAGTTTTTCTTCGCGTCTATGTTGGTCGTCTTAATAATTGGTATTCCCGCGGGAATAGCTATGATTATTCTCATGTTTATTCCTTTGTTTGGCAGCTTTGCGATTGGAATCTTATTTTCAATAATTGGATTGTGGTTTTTCTGCTCGTTCTTGTTTTATCGGGAAGGATATTTTTCTTTGACGACGACTTTTTTAGAGACATTTAATGTCATTCGAAAGAATATTGTTCAATATGGTATTGCCACTTATATTGTTAGTTTCATTTTTCAAGTAGTCATGATGATGTTGACTTTCATTCCAGGATTAATCATCGGGCTAATTTCCTATAATTTCTTGGAATTTGATAGCTCTTTTTTCGATGGATCTTTTGGGAAAATGTTAATGACCATAGGAGCGCTCCTTGTAACTCTTCTGACAATTTTTTTATATATGGGAGGTGTTCTGGCAAATGGGATCATCTACGAAACGGCGAAAGATTTTAAATATGGCGATCGTATCTATGCGATGATTGCAAATTTGGGAGGGAAAAATGATGAATAG
- a CDS encoding DUF4129 domain-containing protein translates to MMNRYFFVILLFFTTASYANKDSMRMAMPSIDTLKQSRVDIWNKNLFQEIPKDNRAATVTITDYKSVLDRYQSEEFIYSENIKDKIGFFDRLMTRFNRWLSSLMPNSSFNYNEEFFYFLGILGLAVLIYIFYKLIYSRDSFFRKDNKEPETEGVQNLGYVEKNLMNTDLKPYLVDSIKDRNYTLAIRYMQLLNIQKLAHAHVIKWKYSKTNNDFANEISDSVLKNEFIKCTRVFEYVWFGDFNLTAADFERYQQDFKNFQSKIS, encoded by the coding sequence ATGATGAATAGATATTTTTTTGTTATTCTTTTATTTTTCACGACAGCTAGCTATGCAAATAAAGACTCTATGCGTATGGCTATGCCGAGTATAGATACATTAAAGCAAAGTCGCGTCGATATTTGGAACAAGAATTTGTTTCAGGAAATTCCGAAAGATAATCGTGCTGCTACAGTAACGATTACAGATTATAAAAGTGTCTTGGATCGCTATCAATCCGAAGAGTTTATCTATTCTGAGAATATTAAAGATAAAATTGGTTTTTTTGATCGTTTAATGACCCGTTTCAATCGTTGGCTAAGCAGTTTGATGCCCAATTCTTCTTTTAATTATAATGAAGAGTTTTTCTATTTCTTAGGAATATTAGGTTTAGCGGTATTGATTTATATCTTTTATAAATTAATTTATTCAAGGGATAGCTTCTTTAGAAAAGACAATAAAGAGCCTGAAACAGAGGGTGTTCAAAATTTGGGGTATGTAGAGAAGAATTTGATGAATACTGATTTAAAGCCCTATCTCGTTGATTCGATTAAGGATAGAAATTATACACTCGCTATTCGTTATATGCAATTGTTAAATATTCAAAAACTAGCACATGCTCATGTGATCAAGTGGAAGTATAGTAAAACAAATAATGATTTTGCAAATGAAATTTCAGACTCAGTTTTAAAAAATGAGTTTATTAAATGCACTCGGGTGTTTGAATATGTTTGGTTTGGTGATTTTAATTTAACTGCTGCCGATTTTGAGCGTTATCAACAAGATTTTAAAAATTTTCAATCTAAAATCTCATGA
- a CDS encoding AAA family ATPase, translating to MSEFEKYMPFENRLDLTVLYDKMAAVKAEVKKVIVGQDQLLDMLLISILASGHSLIEGLPGVAKTLSAKLVSKTIASDFKRIQFTPDLMPSDVTGSSILDLKTNEFIFKRGPIFANIILIDEINRSPAKTQASLFESMAERQVTVDGETYFLPTPFIVFATQNPIEHEGTYRLPEAQLDRFLFKIDVHYPDQEQELLILKEHHLQKAQDKEALVQQVVSSQEIADFQRLIKSIYVHDEILVYIAHLISKTRNNPNLTLGASPRASIAILESAKASAALNGRDFVTPEDIKKVAFAVLGHRVMLTPEKEMEGFTTDYIIDQIIASIEIPR from the coding sequence ATGAGTGAATTTGAAAAATATATGCCTTTTGAGAATCGTTTAGATTTGACGGTTCTATATGATAAAATGGCAGCTGTAAAAGCTGAAGTAAAGAAAGTGATTGTTGGTCAGGATCAACTCTTGGATATGCTATTGATTTCGATCCTAGCATCAGGTCACTCTTTGATTGAAGGTTTGCCTGGAGTGGCGAAGACATTATCTGCGAAATTGGTTTCAAAAACAATTGCTAGTGATTTCAAACGAATTCAGTTTACACCGGATTTAATGCCTTCAGATGTCACAGGTTCTTCTATTTTGGATTTAAAGACGAATGAATTTATTTTTAAGAGAGGACCTATTTTTGCGAATATCATCTTAATTGATGAAATAAATCGTTCTCCTGCCAAAACTCAGGCATCTTTATTTGAATCTATGGCCGAACGCCAGGTGACAGTTGATGGGGAAACTTATTTTTTACCGACCCCGTTTATTGTATTTGCAACACAAAATCCAATTGAGCACGAAGGAACTTATCGACTTCCAGAGGCACAATTAGATCGTTTTCTTTTTAAAATAGATGTTCATTACCCTGATCAAGAACAGGAGTTGTTGATTTTAAAGGAGCATCACTTACAAAAGGCGCAAGATAAAGAAGCGTTGGTTCAACAGGTTGTGTCTTCGCAAGAAATTGCTGATTTTCAGCGTTTGATCAAATCCATATATGTACATGATGAAATTTTGGTTTATATCGCTCATTTAATTTCTAAGACCAGAAACAATCCTAATTTGACATTAGGTGCATCACCTCGAGCTTCAATTGCTATTTTGGAATCTGCTAAAGCTTCAGCAGCACTAAATGGTCGTGATTTTGTCACACCTGAAGATATTAAAAAAGTTGCTTTTGCGGTTTTAGGACACCGTGTTATGCTGACTCCTGAGAAGGAAATGGAAGGTTTCACAACAGATTACATTATTGATCAAATCATTGCTAGTATAGAAATTCCGAGATAA
- a CDS encoding diacylglycerol/lipid kinase family protein: MGERKQILFVINPISGGKRKTSFKKQVLDVLDLQKFDPTFQETSYANHAYEIGLRAVEEKYDAVIAVGGDGTINELGSALAESGIPLGIVPEGSGNGLALYLGIPLNETAAIRRINRFEFVEVDCGTINNRKFFNIAGLGFDASVSENFANENIRGPLGYLKSAINVLSKYKPCDYKLWIDGKEYERKAFMISVANSPQYGNNAYIAPQASVNDGILDVCIVHQFPMYILPKMLFHLFNKSADQSDYVEIIPGRNIKIEAIVKSVVHIDGEPVDLGSSLDIGIIPKALKVIC; encoded by the coding sequence ATGGGAGAACGTAAACAAATACTGTTTGTTATCAATCCGATTTCGGGAGGGAAGCGCAAAACATCTTTTAAGAAGCAGGTGTTGGATGTGCTTGATTTACAAAAGTTTGATCCTACTTTTCAGGAAACATCCTATGCAAATCATGCGTACGAAATTGGTTTGCGAGCTGTTGAAGAAAAGTACGATGCAGTGATAGCAGTAGGAGGCGATGGAACAATAAATGAGTTAGGATCGGCATTAGCAGAGAGCGGTATACCCTTAGGTATTGTTCCTGAAGGTTCAGGTAATGGGCTTGCCTTGTATCTTGGTATTCCCTTAAATGAGACTGCTGCAATTCGTCGAATAAATCGATTTGAATTTGTAGAGGTGGATTGTGGCACGATAAATAATAGAAAGTTTTTTAATATTGCTGGATTAGGTTTTGATGCATCTGTTAGCGAGAATTTCGCTAATGAGAATATACGTGGGCCTTTGGGATATTTGAAATCGGCAATAAACGTACTTAGTAAATATAAACCGTGCGATTATAAACTATGGATTGATGGTAAAGAGTACGAGCGTAAAGCTTTTATGATTTCTGTCGCCAATTCACCACAATATGGTAATAACGCTTATATCGCACCACAGGCATCAGTCAACGACGGGATATTAGATGTGTGTATTGTTCATCAATTTCCAATGTACATCTTACCAAAAATGTTGTTTCATTTGTTTAATAAGTCAGCGGATCAGTCCGACTACGTCGAAATAATTCCGGGAAGAAATATTAAGATTGAAGCGATTGTAAAATCGGTTGTTCACATTGATGGTGAGCCAGTTGACTTGGGGTCGAGTCTTGATATTGGTATTATTCCTAAGGCATTGAAAGTTATTTGTTAA
- a CDS encoding DUF4350 domain-containing protein: MKGSLKFSVFIFTIVFGAIGIIDLTSKKPIIWDRTFDQKDKNPFGLYVTHEELPHMFDKQAKVIDIKEDLFTYFESDNRLNAPKEQLLFISEAFDLGDAVNNRILKFATNGGKVFIAAEQINQKLLDTLQVDYEYFYDNQDDIEEEIKVELTQDGIPISFNKSTLDYSFTKLPKSATILGGLRYKEHLLPNFISLKIGKGSIMLHITPELFGNYYLLNNQKQYQYVARAFSYLDGQTIGWYDFKSKYNESKTPLRVLLNHMGLRQAWYLLLVSLLLFLIFKSRREQRAVKTVLPEPNLSKQFCETIATLYYENGSPENMVHKKIDYFLHDIRKKFHVDTLLIHEEEFLENLSERSGVSKEITAEMIQLITQCQKGSHFTEQDLRNVNTKIEEFKVKAEM, encoded by the coding sequence ATGAAAGGCTCGTTAAAATTTAGCGTATTTATTTTTACAATTGTATTTGGTGCAATTGGTATCATTGATCTAACGAGTAAGAAACCTATTATTTGGGACAGAACATTTGATCAAAAAGATAAAAATCCCTTCGGACTTTATGTGACCCATGAAGAGCTTCCACATATGTTTGACAAACAGGCGAAGGTTATCGATATTAAAGAAGATCTATTTACCTACTTTGAATCAGACAATAGACTTAATGCTCCAAAAGAACAGCTGTTGTTTATTTCAGAAGCGTTTGACCTTGGTGATGCTGTTAATAATCGCATATTAAAATTCGCGACAAATGGCGGCAAAGTTTTTATTGCTGCCGAGCAGATCAATCAAAAATTATTAGATACGTTACAGGTTGATTATGAATACTTCTATGATAATCAAGATGATATTGAGGAAGAAATAAAAGTTGAGCTTACCCAAGATGGGATACCTATTTCTTTTAATAAGAGTACTTTGGATTATTCGTTCACCAAACTACCAAAGTCTGCAACGATCTTAGGTGGTTTGCGCTATAAGGAACATTTGTTGCCGAACTTTATTTCTTTAAAAATAGGTAAAGGGAGCATCATGCTACATATTACACCCGAGTTATTTGGTAATTATTATTTGTTGAACAATCAAAAGCAATATCAATATGTCGCCAGAGCTTTTAGCTATTTGGATGGACAGACTATTGGGTGGTATGATTTTAAGAGTAAATATAATGAATCGAAAACACCGCTTCGTGTTCTGTTAAATCATATGGGATTGAGACAAGCATGGTATTTATTGCTAGTCAGCTTATTATTGTTTTTAATTTTTAAGAGCAGAAGAGAGCAGCGCGCTGTTAAAACAGTTCTTCCAGAACCTAATTTGTCTAAGCAGTTCTGTGAAACCATTGCAACATTATATTATGAAAATGGTTCTCCGGAAAATATGGTTCACAAAAAGATTGATTATTTTTTACATGATATTCGCAAAAAATTTCATGTTGATACATTACTTATTCATGAAGAAGAATTTTTAGAGAACTTGTCTGAACGCTCTGGTGTATCAAAAGAAATAACAGCAGAAATGATTCAATTGATAACACAATGCCAAAAAGGAAGTCATTTTACAGAACAGGATTTAAGAAATGTCAATACTAAAATAGAAGAATTTAAAGTTAAAGCAGAAATGTAA
- a CDS encoding translation initiation factor: MSKNKKQQYEGVVYSTDNSFEYQFSELLEDLETLPNQKQQLKVQLDRKMRKGKVVTLVTGFKGKQEDLEALCKFLKQKCGVGGSAKDAEIVVQGDFKQKVADLLLSEGYKVKLVGG, translated from the coding sequence ATGAGTAAAAATAAGAAACAGCAGTATGAGGGCGTTGTATATTCAACAGATAACAGTTTTGAATATCAATTTTCAGAGTTATTAGAGGACCTAGAAACACTTCCTAATCAAAAGCAACAGCTCAAAGTTCAATTGGATCGTAAGATGCGAAAAGGGAAAGTTGTCACACTCGTTACCGGATTTAAAGGTAAACAAGAAGACCTTGAAGCGTTATGTAAGTTTTTAAAACAGAAATGCGGTGTTGGAGGAAGTGCTAAAGATGCTGAAATAGTTGTACAGGGAGATTTTAAACAGAAAGTTGCTGATCTGTTACTTTCTGAGGGATACAAAGTAAAATTGGTGGGAGGTTAG